In a genomic window of Candidatus Binatia bacterium:
- a CDS encoding ribonuclease HI family protein: MEAVLFADGGARGNPGPAASAAVLLEPDGELIEEIGAYLGVATNNVAEWTALVLGLEAAAKRGIRRLRVRLDSELVVKQLGGEYRVKHAGLRPLYERARRLLREFSEVEIRHVPRAENALADRLVNRVLDEETEPKER, translated from the coding sequence ATGGAGGCGGTGCTCTTTGCCGACGGCGGCGCGCGCGGCAATCCGGGCCCGGCGGCCAGCGCGGCGGTACTGCTCGAGCCGGACGGGGAGTTGATTGAAGAGATCGGCGCTTACCTCGGCGTCGCGACGAACAACGTCGCCGAATGGACCGCGCTCGTGCTCGGTCTCGAGGCGGCCGCGAAGCGTGGAATCCGCCGGCTGCGCGTCCGTTTGGATTCGGAGCTCGTCGTGAAGCAGCTCGGCGGCGAGTATCGCGTCAAGCACGCAGGCCTTCGTCCGCTTTACGAGCGCGCGCGCCGCTTGCTGCGCGAGTTCTCCGAGGTCGAGATCCGGCACGTGCCGCGAGCCGAGAACGCGCTCGCCGACCGGCTGGTGAACCGCGTCCTCGACGAAGAGACCGAGCCGAAGGAGCGATAA